GACGCCGAGTCACTGGATGCCTATCCATAGGATTTTTTCTAAATTCTAGTTCTAGATATGTGTCGTAAGCAGCCAAAATAAGTAACCTTTGCCTCCATTTGTACAGGCAGTGCTCGCTTATGCCCACTGTGGTGCGCAGGTGGAGCTTTCCAGACAGCTCATCTGTAGAGGCCCCCCACCCCCCTCTGTAGACTTGCTGATGACGTTTATGGTAGTTCGACCGCGCTTAGCTTATGCTAACCCAGCATTTGACACCCGTGGCGATGTCACATTTGGTCATGTGATGCATGAAGGCTAATGAATTTTGAGctgttcgtcgtcgtcttccctTCTCCGCGTCGTTGTCATTAATATATCAATACACAGAATCGAATTAGCATCCTCTATCCAGCTTGTGACACCTTTATTCAATGAGTAACCTGCAAGAGAGAACTATGTACAAAAATGCATGGTTTTCCCATATGGGGATTGAATTTAGAAAGTTATCTGGGAAAAATTTGTCTGTGGTCTGGATTCGTCATTTCCAACCTGGTCCCAACAATTATCCCCGAAATTTAGAAACAGAAATCTAGAAAAAGCTCCTATGGATAGGCATCCACTGCCTAGCGCGAACCCTAGCGTGAGTTCCAGCGCGGCACCTAGTAAAATATGCAGCGACGAAGTTGGGGATCAGGAATCAAGTATGAATATCAAAAAACCCAATAATATTTTCTATATATCAGCCCACTCACCAATTTTTAGCTCTTACAAGTGACAACTGCTCCTCCTATAGGGACATCGAGGAAGCGGGACAGTCGCGTTCATGACATTGGATGACTTTCCGTGGCCCTTTCTAAACCAGATCCTATTCTAAACAGCTTAGCCGAGCTTAGCCGATGACCCAAATGGTGATGAGTCCGTTCCGGCTAGCGGAGTTCGAAAAAGGACCCCGTTCTAGATTTTAGTCtggaaggggggggggggtaccCCCCCTTCCAGTCTAAATTCTGTGTTTTCTAGATTAGCCGACATTATCCGAGTTTTGCCGAGGCAATTCGGGGATACGAGTCACGTCAGCTGGCCCTCCGCCGCCGGCGTCGTCTTCATGGTCTCGCTCGACATCCAGCCACAGCATGCAGCCGTTAGTCGTAAGGCTCAAAAATCGTTATTGATGTTCTATCATATATTTTCTACAATTTGTGGAATTCCCTCTGATTCCATTTTCCTCTAGCCTTCTTAATTTCAATTTTGGACTGCAAAAAAACAATTTCTGACTTGTACAAGGTCAGTAAAAACCCGTATATCTCTTACTTTTTGCTGGAATTGACAAGGAATTGAACACTCTTTAGGTGAGGCATGGGAGGTTCATTCGTTTTCTACAAAACGTGTATCATGgctcagcagcaacagctgGAGTAGGGCGGTGTCGTCATCCACCATGTCAAGAAGTAACTTAGTGTAGCGACTAGGATCTATGTTTCTCTAAATACAGATGGTCGGCGGGAACACAACAAAAAGCTAAATgtttttcaaactccgccatcaagggatttagaaaatcCTAAACGTGTTTTTGGCGACGGAAAGTCATCCATTGACGCGTATCTAGCTATCAGCGGAGTTTCAATCTCATGAGCACTTTCAGCGTGCTCCGACCCTGCCGAGTGTGAAACACAGCCATTCGCGTGTATTCACCCGTCGGCGATCATGCCAAATGGAGTAAAGGAGATTTCCGTGATCATCAATCGGCCTTCTTATATCCATTTGGAAATATACCCTTTCGTCGTTTTTCCGTAGTACGTAGCCACGTCCCATTCAATAAATAGTTATGATACACCACTCCATTCCACACTTATTCGTTGCAAGTCAAAATCCGGCAACGATAGTCTAATCAAAACATACAAATCCATTATTGCCGATACAACCAAAGTACGGAAAGCGAAAGGAAACCAATCACAGAGCACGCCCGTATGTGTGTCTTCCACTTCCGTTGAGATTAGATACAGCCATTCCAGAAAAGGACAGGGACAGTGATGAGCGAGACTTACTTCTTCGAGTCCGTATAAAGGGATATGATATCTTGTGAGTACACCGACTACCGGTGATCGACAGTTAGCGACGATGTTTGAGCTGAACATAACAATGGGAGTAACTTACCTCGGATGCAGACGTTGTGGTGAAGGGGGCAGACGATGATGGGGGGATATGTTCCTCCCATTCCTCAGCCTGTGGGCCCATGCTCGGAGCACGTGTTCCGAGAGGGAAAATGTTCGTATGATTGCTTGTTCCTTGCCTATCAGTTCCTTTACCTCGAATTATACGCCGAGTGTTGAGGCTGCATTCGAGTACAGGAATAAACCAAAGTTTAAATCACGTAGGAGTGAGAGTAACACTCACGTTGCCATGAATGATATAGCGTAGACTGGGAGGAGCCATGTCATGTGGGGATGATGGATGTAGTCGAGAATGGAAACATACGTTTGCTCAGGACGAAATACGTGGCGATGAAGACCAGGTTTGTAGGCATGAGATTGTACTAAAACGTGATATCAGATCAGCCACACACAGACCCTCAAGAGTCTGACACGTATTTACCAGAATCAACGTCGTCACGCTGACAGCACTAGAGAAAAAGATGCAGGTCGTGTGGACCATTGCGTGCGGATACCATGGGGAACACATACCTAGTGAAGGCCCCTGTGTTGATCGCATAGCGCACCAGGCTATTCACCAATGAGTCCGATCTGGATATGTTGTCAGGATCAAGCCTCATGGAGCCGAAGCGAATCATACTGCTTATAGCCTGTGCGAAGTTTGTTGAGGTAGTAGCACAACGCGATAGCGATCATGATATCGGTCAGGACTCCGAGACCAAGAGCAACCGTCCCGAGGACCTGGCCAATCAAAATCACCAATTAGCTCTCGATCGACCAAGTAAAACATCACCGCCGTACCCGGAGATTCACCACATCGAAAACACTTGGTAATTGAAATCTAAGGGGTAAACGAAACTAAGGATGATGTCGCTTCTGGGGAGAAAAGGATTGTTGACGTACGCCTTCACGGTAAATACTGCCTTTCGCGTCAGTGGGAAGTTTCTTCTAAGTCGTCGAGGATTGGACATACCGAGGGATAATCCTGTGTATTCAACTATCAGTATCGTAGAAAAGAACTTGAGAGATGAGAGAGAGTACCGAGTTGTCCAAGGACTAAAACCATCTGGTCGTCGGGAGTATTCGGTTTCAGAGTAAGAAACTAAGCATGAAATATGTCGTCGTACCACAAATAACGTGACGAAGATATTGCGCTCGCTGACTATTGAGAGAATGCATTGAGATTATCAACTCGCCAAAGTATCTCTCACTTACATCGCCACACTCTCAAAGCGAAAGACCTGGAGGAGACCCGGTGAATCAACTTATCCAATAGATATGAGCATGGTCTTCACATTTTGACTACGGCCCCAACCATCGTCTGGAGTACTGGATTTAAGTCGAACAGACGAGGTGATTGGAACAAGAGCTCACCCCAACTGCTTGTTGCATCTTGGAACGAAAGGGAAAGTGAATGGCGTTCTACGGAAGGTGTCGACGGCTTACAATGAAAGACCTTAGAACACAAGTTTATTAGTATGCAGATTATCCCGAGGAGTAGAGTTGCGCACCAAGTTACATTGGCATGCAGCAAAACAAGGGGGTTTGAGAAATTGATGATACCATAGTAATAGATGATATGGCCGATGAACGCCTGATCCGCGGTCTCCATGGCGCTTGCTCGACGTGTCAGTCGCTAGTGAGCACTTGAGTTTAGTTACAGGCCTCTCACAATATTAGGACAACCTTTCCAAAGATTGAATATGAGTGTACTGATCGTGGAAATACTATGAACTCACAAAACACTTGAACACCTTTCGATCCGAAGGATAATTTGTAAAATATGTGAAGATTTGTGAGAGTAGTATGCCGTAAATACAGCAAGCGACCGCAAACCCAGCCAGCACGGCACCCAGAGTGTTGTTAATCGTAACGTCTACCGGCAACGTCGACATCAAGGATGGGGGGAACGAAGAGGCGTTGAGATTCAAGGCAAGCAGTTCCCTGATTTAAAAAAGTAATAATGGAATAATTTCCACAAATCTGATATAGCTCGGGCCAATCATAAAATGATGTGTCTACGGACCCCGATGCAGTGTCCCAAATCTCGATACGCGGCGCGAAGGAACCACTCAATTTTGAACCAATGACAGAGCATTCTGAAATCAAAACCGACATGAAGGCAGTTGAGCCAACAAACCGCGCCTTGAGATGAAAGCTCTTGATGGAATCCGTCCGGACTCCCCTCCGGCAACCGAGGCCGCCAGTATACATAGAAACCGGTATAGAGATACAGAGGGTGTTGGGCTATCGGCTGTTAAGATGCACCGGTGGACGGATGAGAGGAACGTTGACTTCGCACTGGCTTGTAGATCGACTGTCGGCACACAAGAGCTGAGGAAATCCTGGAACATGTCATATGCATGGAGGTTCGGTTCATCTAGTGGACCAGGTGCTACTAAAAAGTTCGACGATGTTGTTGTAATAAGTAGCACTCTAAGAGACAGGCACCATGTAACGTTGGCCATCTCTATAGACGTTTTCGGTCCAGGCGGATCTTGATGAGAGTAGGAGCTGAGAACACAGAGAGCACATCCGTCTGCGATGTCATTATGAAAGCTGTATGGTCTACAGTCAGTAACTGAGAGGGGTGAATGTATTAGTACCAAAGTGATCGAAAGCTTGAATAAGATACACCTAGGATATTAAAGCTCACTCGCTAGGAGCGTACTACCCCTGGAATGCATTCAATTCCTAATTCCTGCAAAGCCTTTTGTCCCCTATTCACCCAGTATTTTCTTGACTCTTTATCTTGGTACCACATCATCGGCGAGAGCGTTGGTAAGGAAAGGGTGGTATCATTCTCTACTGGAATCGCATCCTGGGGTGAGCGGCCAAACGGTAACGTGAGGCCCGGGATGTTTAGGCTATCTTCACTGGATTGGGAGGCATCATTTGCAGAGGAAGACGACCCGGATCCAGTTGTGTTAGTGTGGGTGTCGATGAACGTTGTTATGGGTTCAAATGTTCCGATGGATTCGGTATATGTCAATGTAGATGGCTTTTTGAGGGAAGAAGTGGAGGCAAGCGAAAGCGGTGCCACGGAATCCCCAGAGCCTGCATCGGTAAGCGTAGTAGTAGAGTTAGAATTAGAGGTTCCAGCGGTTTCTTCATCATTCTTCGAGGTTGTACCCGAGGCATCAGATTCGTTTCCGTCCAGTACCTCAGGGCTTTCATCAATACCTTTCTCTTCCCTTTCGGCTGCTCGCTCCGATTTTCCTTTCCTACAAGGCTTTTTATCGACCGTACTCTTTGCTTCGTCCACCCCATCGCCAGCATCTTCAGCAATTTTCCTCCGTTTCGAGTTTTTGTTCGTTCTCCATCTCGCCTTTGGTCCCAGTCTCTCGCGCATATTAGGATCTACGACTGATTCGCCACCTAGATCAGGAGACGTAGCGAGATATAGCAGGTTTAAACCGCCATCGTCCTCGTCCACCCCGTCCTCTTCACCTTCGCTTCCTTTAGGATCGTCTGCCCAGATTCCCCCGTCCCGAATCCACGAGGATACATTGCTCTGGTGCTTGAGGGCATCCAGAATACCAATGACCGCAAGGAGAATATGATCAAAAGGTTGAGAATCGAATCGTTTGCGTTTGAGTGATCCCTTTTCGATAGTTTCCTCGTTGCTCACTGTGCCAGTGGTTTCTGTTATCGGTAAAGGGTTAGACATAGGAAGTTCTCTAGCTTCCGCTGCATCAGTGCCTTGTACTTTATCGTCCTCTCGACCTGCTATTCTCAGGACATCGGGCTCGAGGCCCAAATCCCAATTTCTCAAAGTCTGGGTATACTCCGGAACACAGAGATGATTGTAAGGCTGCAATTTCGCCTTGAGAGGTGAATCGTCGAGTAGAAGAGTAGACTCTGCAGAATGGTGGCGCCAGTGATTCCAGGGTTTGGTTAGGTCTTTCGTGGTTTGAGTTTTTTTGACTGTTGACAATTGAGACTACACAGTTAAAAGGAAACAATCTTATCACTCACAATAATTTTCTGTATCAAGCCCCATTCTATCCCTTGCCCATACAGCAACCAgttttccacgtttctcccGACCAAATTCATCGACCTCTATTCCAGGACTAACaccacttccaccaccacgaCCTCTATTTCTACCCCGGCTCCGGCCTCTGCCACTtacgtcttcttcttcaacagaatcttctccaaaacatCTCTCTACCATGTCCTTCACGTTGTGGGGCTGAGCGGAACTCCAGACCATCGTATCTAGCCATCTCCTCGTGGATGGATGAAACACATATTCTCGAAACGAAGACATGTAAGGTCTTGGGTTGACTGCACGTAGCGGTCGTGGTCCTGGGGGAAACTGAGCGTACACATCATCCGTTTTGTTGTCGCGATTTCTGGCATGGGGTGCTCGGAAGAGAAGGGTGCCATTCAGATCTAAGATTAAAAGTTTCCTCGACTTCATTGGATCCTCTAGCTTGGTGGACTGTGTCTGAGATAGTTTCAGATAGTCTTCGGAGGGTGAGTTGGGTATTGTCGGTGTTCTGGGGGCAGGAGAAGGTGCAGGGTAATAGGTAATGTCTTCGAGTCCCTCTGGGGTGTGGGTGTACTCGTCTGAGTATGGGTCTAGTTCAATAGCTTTGATTGCTGGCGTGATATTGGTGTACGGTCCGTCGGAATACGCGTCGTGGTAGGGATCCTCTGACATGGCGTCGAAACAAGGTTATATCCGAGAAAACCGGGTGGTTGTTTGGCCTATTGTTTGTGTCGCCTATCATTTGTCAACACAGACCGTACTTAAAGTATATACCGTGCGATTGCTTAAGATACAATGAGAGTATGCGAGCGAGGAAGTATACGGAAACAGAAAAGAGGGGGGACATCTAACGAGTGGTTGATGACAATACCATGATTCAACAAAAACAGAAAACCATCAGCACAAAGGAGTGCTGGACCGAACGCCAATGTGAATGGAAAGCTGATATTATGCATATATTAGAAAAGAAATCAGAGAGCAGCGAGACCAAATTTGGGATAGATTATGGAGAGTCGAAATAAGCATGCAGGCGACTGGACAGCGAATAGGAAGAGAAAACCCACAATGGGCTATCTTGTAGGAAACGCGGAACTCATAGGTGAAACCTGTGCTTGGTTCCCATTCCAGGGTGATTCATCTGCACCACCCCCGTTATTTTGTCCACTAGCGTTGTGCTGTTGACTCTGACTGGGGACACTAGGAGTCGGCGGCGTGGGTTGATTATTGGAGTTTGGATTGGCAACTTTACCAATGAACCATGATGGGACCCAGCCTCTATCACCGCCGTCTTCTTTGACCGCCTGTGTAATACTGTAAGAAAAGAGTAGGAGTGCAAAGACGAGGCAAATCAACTCACATAACTCCAATGATTGTACCTCTTGAAGACTCTAAGCGAATCATCCTTCGCCAGGTCTAgttcctcttctcccttcTTCTTATAATCCATCAGGGCGATTCCCGGGAAACTCGTCGAAATGATGCTCAAGGGTAAAATAGGTGTCTTGGACGACGAAGAGGCGATTGGCTGCTCTGCGTCTGCTTCTCTGTCGCCAGTAGCTGTTTCTCCATCCGCATCGTCACCcattcctttcttctcccTGGCTTGTCTGATAGCGCTTGCTATGGGCTGGTTGGTTTCCAAGAGGCATCCAGCAGGCACCCAGCCTTGCTTGCTGACATCCGCTTCTACTACACCTGTGCCTTTAGGATCGCCTTGTACCACCCACCAACCCCTGGCACGAGAAAGTATGATGAATGTATCTCCTACGACCACATCGAATTCGTCAGTTTGTTCAGCCATGTAGGGGTAGATCGCTATCGCGTAAGAAATGGTCCCAGGGGAGGTGGAGGGGAGCTCTCTAGTATTGTTAGACACTAGGATGGACGAATTTGAAATGGCCGTCGAGGAAGACGCGGATGTAGAGGGTGTAGAGACGTGGTGGGAATTAGAAGTTGCGAGAGAAGAGGGCGTTTGTGATGGAGGTATTGGAGATGACGATGGTAAAGCTCCTCCAGAGACTCCGAGTTGAGACTGGTGTTCTGTTGACGGCGAAGATATGCCCGGTGCCTCGGGCCATCCAGGTTGTGGATTTACGCCGGACATAAGTCCAGAGGGGACGTTCGCATTGTTGGAGAGATCGTGAACTTCCAACTTTGGGGGACGTATGATGGTCCTTGACGGTGCATTCTTCGTGTGACCTGGTGTCGGCGTCCCCATTCCTTTCTCAACTAGCAATGCTGTCGCGGTACCAGGACCTGAGGTCGTATCACCATTATTGCTTATAGTCGACCCGGCCTTCCTTGCTGCGTGCTTCTGTTGGGCGACAACAATTGGGCTCCTGATGTCCTTGATATGCTTCAGCATGAACACTGGGTTCTTTTTCGCGTCCTTCAGCTTCTGAAACAATATTAAAGGCTTCTCATCATAGGAGAGGCACCGTTCGATACGGTTACCGGGAGACCCATAGCATATGAACATGGCATAATTTTCCCAGTTATCGTTGTTAATTCTATATTTCTTGAGAGCAGCCGGTAAAACCTTGTAGGTGGGATCTTCCAGGCTGACTTTGAAAGACTTGAGGTTGTCGGTGCCATCTTGGCGGGGAGGTTTGGGTGGGCTTAACGCAGAGGACAAATTCGGGGAGTCTGTGGCCGATGTTGATGGTGCGGGATATAGACGAGGAGTTTTCTCCgttgctggtgctggtgtcGACGTGATCTGTGATTGTGGGGTACCGCGGGTGTAGGGCGTATCGTGTTCGAGTTGTTGAGGAGAAGGGTGAGGACTCTCGGTTGGTTCTGGTTTTGTGGGAGACTTGGTGGGTTTGACATACTGCGCCCATTTGAACGACGGTTGTCGTCGCAAAGGGGGACTAGTTTCATCGGTTCCATTGTGGGTTAGGGACGCACGAAGAGTATTGTAATCATCGAGGAAAGATTGAAGAATGGTATTTAGATttctgttttcttcttctaggACGCGAAGCCGTTGCGCTACAATTTGAAGTAATTGAGATATGGAGCTATGGTCAGAATGACTGGAAACGGACCTTGATCGTTGAGCATGTTATTGAGCTTCTCAAGAGTGAGGTCTTCCACGCGATCCTGCGCTTCGGCTAAAGAAGACTGGTCATGGAAGGTGCTCTGGAAATGAGAGAGGAAACCTACATGGAGGAACATAGCTGTCAGGTTCAATTGGAATATTGTAGGCAACCTTCAAATTGTAGACGGCCTTGAGTATCGACAATCTCTGACCAACGGTAGCAACCCCAACGCCCTTCAAGGTCTCCTGGTCCATCATGCATAATATGTCGCCTGATATTCGGTGCTCTAGGAAAAGAGTAGAGTGCTGATGGGTAACGGAGCGTGTatggaggaaagaaactgaCCCTTGATATTGGTCTCATACTGCGGGAATCCAAGTGTAGCCAACCAGTTCTGTACTTCGTCTTCGTCCCAGTCAACGAGGCTGCGTTCTGGCGTCGCTGCATGGTCCATGCCAGTGGAAGCTGAAGTTAGACTTCGATCACGTGGATTCCTGCTCCTTGTATGGACAATCCATGGGCGAAC
Above is a genomic segment from Marasmius oreades isolate 03SP1 chromosome 4, whole genome shotgun sequence containing:
- a CDS encoding uncharacterized protein (BUSCO:EOG09263CAC) translates to MDHAATPERSLVDWDEDEVQNWLATLGFPQYETNIKEHRISGDILCMMDQETLKGVGVATVGQRLSILKAVYNLKVAYNIPIEPDSYVPPSEAQDRVEDLTLEKLNNMLNDQAQRLRVLEEENRNLNTILQSFLDDYNTLRASLTHNGTDETSPPLRRQPSFKWAQYVKPTKSPTKPEPTESPHPSPQQLEHDTPYTRGTPQSQITSTPAPATEKTPRLYPAPSTSATDSPNLSSALSPPKPPRQDGTDNLKSFKVSLEDPTYKVLPAALKKYRINNDNWENYAMFICYGSPGNRIERCLSYDEKPLILFQKLKDAKKNPVFMLKHIKDIRSPIVVAQQKHAARKAGSTISNNGDTTSGPGTATALLVEKGMGTPTPGHTKNAPSRTIIRPPKLEVHDLSNNANVPSGLMSGVNPQPGWPEAPGISSPSTEHQSQLGVSGGALPSSSPIPPSQTPSSLATSNSHHVSTPSTSASSSTAISNSSILVSNNTRELPSTSPGTISYAIAIYPYMAEQTDEFDVVVGDTFIILSRARGWWVVQGDPKGTGVVEADVSKQGWVPAGCLLETNQPIASAIRQAREKKGMGDDADGETATGDREADAEQPIASSSSKTPILPLSIISTSFPGIALMDYKKKGEEELDLAKDDSLRVFKRYNHWSYAVKEDGGDRGWVPSWFIGKVANPNSNNQPTPPTPSVPSQSQQHNASGQNNGGGADESPWNGNQAQVSPMSSAFPTR